A genomic stretch from Desulfovibrio sp. Huiquan2017 includes:
- a CDS encoding L-serine ammonia-lyase: protein MASITTSIFELLKIGPGPSSSHTIGPMRAGFDFMRLIRELPEADRQSADDLEIRLFGSLSATGEGHGTPRAIMSGLLGSQPDTCGADTLEQFMDKDKSFDLDLGGKTLAFAPGRIIMDAVQHDYAHPNTMIFRLKVGDRILLERIYYSVGGGFLRWDGWEEPERGAPLHPYSTMAELKKHLRDKSMRLHELILANETAITGATEEEINLGLDHIIAVMEQAVENGIRTSGVLPGPIGLQRKAAAMYDRARQEYFQGPGFIKALNAYALAASEENAAGHCVVTAPTCGAAGVIPAIIFMLKRHTGALQTEVREGLLAACAIGFLCKHNASISGAEVGCQGEVGVASTMAAAMIAYARGYRFQVTENAAEIALEHHLGLTCDPVGGFVQIPCIERNAMGAVKAFNAYLIASTLDESYQKVDLDKAIRAMAQTGRDMSNKYKETSEAGLALSFTEC, encoded by the coding sequence ATGGCGTCCATCACCACATCCATCTTCGAACTGCTCAAGATCGGCCCCGGCCCGTCCAGCTCGCACACCATCGGCCCCATGCGGGCCGGTTTCGATTTCATGCGTTTGATCCGGGAACTGCCCGAAGCGGACCGCCAAAGCGCCGACGACCTCGAAATCCGGCTGTTCGGCTCCCTGTCCGCCACGGGCGAGGGACATGGCACCCCCCGGGCGATCATGTCCGGGCTGCTCGGCTCCCAGCCCGACACCTGCGGGGCCGACACCCTGGAACAGTTCATGGACAAGGACAAATCCTTCGACCTGGACCTGGGAGGCAAGACCCTGGCCTTTGCGCCCGGCCGGATCATCATGGACGCGGTGCAACACGACTACGCCCATCCCAACACCATGATCTTCCGGCTCAAGGTCGGGGACCGCATCCTGCTGGAACGCATCTACTACTCCGTGGGCGGCGGGTTCCTGCGCTGGGACGGCTGGGAAGAGCCCGAACGGGGCGCGCCGCTCCACCCCTACTCGACCATGGCCGAGTTGAAGAAGCACCTGCGGGACAAATCCATGCGGCTGCACGAACTCATCCTGGCCAACGAAACGGCCATCACCGGAGCCACCGAGGAAGAGATCAATCTGGGACTCGACCACATCATCGCGGTCATGGAGCAGGCCGTGGAAAACGGCATCCGGACATCGGGCGTGCTGCCCGGACCCATCGGCCTCCAACGCAAGGCCGCGGCCATGTACGACCGCGCCCGCCAGGAGTATTTCCAGGGACCGGGCTTCATCAAGGCGCTCAACGCATACGCCCTGGCCGCCTCCGAAGAGAACGCGGCCGGGCACTGCGTGGTCACGGCCCCCACCTGCGGGGCCGCCGGGGTCATACCGGCCATCATCTTCATGCTCAAGCGGCATACCGGGGCCTTGCAGACCGAGGTGCGCGAGGGACTGCTGGCCGCCTGCGCCATTGGTTTCCTGTGCAAGCACAACGCTTCCATCTCCGGGGCCGAAGTCGGCTGCCAGGGCGAAGTGGGTGTGGCCTCGACCATGGCCGCGGCCATGATCGCCTATGCCCGGGGCTACCGCTTCCAGGTCACGGAAAATGCCGCCGAAATCGCTCTGGAACACCATCTGGGACTGACCTGCGATCCGGTGGGCGGCTTTGTTCAGATCCCATGCATCGAGCGCAACGCCATGGGCGCGGTCAAAGCGTTCAACGCCTATCTCATCGCCTCCACCCTGGACGAAAGCTACCAGAAGGTGGATCTGGACAAGGCCATCCGGGCCATGGCCCAGACCGGCCGGGACATGTCCAACAAATATAAGGAGACCTCCGAGGCCGGGCTGGCCCTAAGCTTCACGGAGTGTTGA
- a CDS encoding amino acid ABC transporter ATP-binding protein, with amino-acid sequence MISFRGVNKWYGDFQVLKNINLNVTKGEVVVVCGPSGSGKSTMIRCINRLEPIQEGDILVDGMNVSDARTNMTLLRAEVGFVFQQFNLYPHMTVMENITLAPTLVRGMSRGDATAIGMDLLKKVGIPDKAGAYPSQLSGGQQQRVAIARGLAMQPKIMLFDEPTSALDPEMINEVLDVMKSLAREGMTMVCVTHEMGFAREVADRVIFMDDGYLIEENTPEEFFHNPQSDRTKDFLSKILSH; translated from the coding sequence GTGATTTCTTTCAGAGGCGTCAACAAATGGTATGGGGACTTCCAGGTCCTCAAGAATATCAACCTCAATGTGACCAAAGGGGAAGTGGTCGTGGTTTGCGGGCCCTCCGGATCCGGCAAATCCACCATGATCCGCTGCATCAACCGCCTTGAGCCCATTCAGGAAGGGGACATTCTGGTGGACGGCATGAACGTCTCCGACGCGCGCACCAACATGACTTTGCTGCGCGCCGAAGTCGGCTTCGTCTTCCAGCAGTTCAACCTCTACCCGCACATGACGGTCATGGAAAACATCACCCTGGCCCCCACGCTGGTGCGCGGCATGAGCCGGGGCGACGCCACGGCCATCGGCATGGACCTGCTCAAGAAGGTCGGCATCCCGGACAAGGCCGGGGCCTACCCCTCTCAACTCTCCGGCGGTCAGCAGCAACGCGTGGCCATCGCACGGGGATTGGCCATGCAACCCAAAATCATGCTCTTCGACGAACCCACCTCAGCCCTGGACCCCGAGATGATCAACGAGGTCCTGGACGTCATGAAGTCCCTGGCCCGCGAGGGCATGACCATGGTCTGCGTCACGCACGAAATGGGCTTCGCCCGCGAAGTGGCGGACCGGGTCATCTTCATGGACGACGGCTACCTCATAGAAGAGAACACGCCCGAGGAATTCTTCCACAATCCACAATCCGATAGAACAAAGGACTTCCTCAGCAAGATACTCAGCCACTGA
- a CDS encoding ABC transporter substrate-binding protein: MRVLKVTAMAALLVLAASVAFAGPTYDQVMSTKTIKVGLSNQGIPFGFIDDKNEWVGFDVDMATEIAKRLGCKLEKVVVNNNTRISFVQTNPPKVDMVLSNMTHKRVRDEKIDFSITYFFDGQKFLAKKGTVKDVADLANMKVGSMQGTTSIVNATAYLKSLGNQNPSVTGYDGEVAMFEALRSGRVQAITTDSTILLGYAAKVPGQFELVGDFISDEPYGIGLPQDDSAWRDIINFTIQDIWKDGTYKKIYNKWFGPDSQYPFPLTSKIEMWP, encoded by the coding sequence ATGAGAGTTCTCAAAGTCACCGCTATGGCCGCGCTGCTGGTCTTGGCCGCTTCCGTCGCGTTCGCCGGGCCCACCTACGATCAGGTCATGTCCACCAAGACCATCAAGGTCGGCCTGTCCAACCAGGGTATTCCCTTCGGCTTCATCGACGACAAGAACGAGTGGGTCGGCTTCGATGTCGATATGGCCACCGAGATCGCCAAGCGCCTCGGCTGCAAGCTCGAAAAGGTCGTGGTCAACAACAACACCCGCATTTCCTTCGTCCAGACCAATCCGCCCAAGGTGGACATGGTCCTGTCCAACATGACCCACAAACGCGTGCGCGACGAGAAGATCGACTTCTCCATCACCTACTTCTTCGACGGCCAGAAGTTCCTGGCCAAGAAAGGCACGGTCAAGGACGTCGCGGACCTGGCCAACATGAAGGTCGGCTCCATGCAGGGCACCACCTCCATCGTCAACGCCACCGCCTACCTGAAGTCTCTGGGCAACCAGAATCCTTCCGTCACCGGCTATGACGGCGAGGTCGCCATGTTCGAGGCCCTGCGTTCCGGCCGCGTGCAGGCCATCACCACCGACTCCACCATCCTGCTCGGCTACGCAGCCAAGGTGCCCGGTCAGTTCGAACTGGTCGGCGACTTCATCTCCGACGAGCCCTACGGCATCGGCCTGCCCCAGGACGATTCCGCCTGGCGCGACATCATCAACTTCACCATCCAGGACATCTGGAAGGACGGCACCTACAAGAAGATCTACAACAAGTGGTTCGGCCCGGATTCCCAGTATCCGTTCCCGCTGACCTCCAAGATCGAGATGTGGCCCTAA
- a CDS encoding amino acid ABC transporter permease, with protein sequence MIKRYFEKIWVQNLTLLALTGLVIYYFAFIFEFKYDFDWAVFFVEGQYGHMGHLMLNGINTTLTITVYSAAIALVMGTVFGLARLSSFKPVYWFATCYVELFRNTPLLIQLFFWNFALPYAFPEEIRFKLFDMNFEFWCATVGCGIFTGAFMAEIIRAGIQSIPKGLLEAAYSSGLTFPQTLRKIILPLAFREIIPPLGSEFLNNMKNTSLAMTIGVSELCWSMTEVYSLTYRTFEAFSVATLVYLGLSLAIAGILYIVNERLKIMPRDRITPLRRVADALFWPFDFLGRKLEYVFWYFRKSPDQRTVSPVRRALSQFCKQLVLGLKILFVAILIYVLYKTAMAVIHFNWEIIRANLKTLLIWRFPGGDDTEFCYGLGGLAGSLLMAAISITGSFFIGLAVGMGRTSRNRVFRIPCLLYIELIRGVPLILVILWFYQAILEFVFKVDVQAFWAATIAMTFFFGAYIAETVRGGIENIPPGQVEAAKASGLTYFQTMRKIVLPQALKQMLPALVGMFIAAFKDTSLAYIIGVMELTRAAYAINNRIMVYPFEIYTTVAVLYFVFSYFMSLYAKHLERKLSPETIRIEM encoded by the coding sequence ATGATAAAACGGTACTTCGAAAAAATCTGGGTCCAAAACCTGACCCTCCTCGCCCTGACCGGCCTGGTTATCTACTATTTCGCCTTCATCTTTGAATTCAAATATGATTTCGACTGGGCCGTCTTCTTCGTAGAAGGCCAATACGGCCACATGGGCCACTTGATGCTCAACGGCATCAACACCACCCTGACCATCACCGTTTATTCGGCGGCCATCGCCCTGGTCATGGGCACGGTCTTCGGCCTGGCCCGACTGTCCTCCTTCAAACCGGTCTATTGGTTCGCCACGTGCTATGTCGAACTTTTCCGCAATACGCCGCTGCTCATCCAGCTTTTTTTCTGGAACTTCGCCCTGCCCTACGCCTTTCCCGAGGAAATACGCTTCAAGCTCTTCGACATGAACTTCGAGTTCTGGTGCGCCACCGTGGGCTGCGGCATCTTCACCGGCGCGTTCATGGCCGAGATCATCCGCGCGGGCATCCAGTCCATTCCCAAGGGACTGCTCGAAGCCGCCTATTCCTCCGGGCTGACTTTTCCCCAGACCCTGCGCAAGATCATCCTGCCGCTGGCCTTCCGCGAGATCATCCCGCCCCTGGGCAGCGAATTTCTCAACAACATGAAGAACACCTCCCTGGCCATGACCATCGGCGTATCCGAACTGTGCTGGTCCATGACCGAGGTGTACTCCCTGACCTACCGGACCTTCGAGGCGTTCTCCGTGGCTACCCTGGTCTACCTGGGCCTGTCCCTGGCCATCGCGGGCATCCTCTACATCGTCAACGAACGCCTCAAGATCATGCCCCGCGACAGGATCACCCCCCTGCGCCGGGTGGCGGACGCCCTTTTCTGGCCCTTTGATTTTCTCGGCCGTAAACTGGAATACGTGTTCTGGTATTTCCGCAAAAGCCCGGACCAACGCACGGTCTCGCCCGTGAGACGCGCCCTGAGCCAGTTCTGCAAGCAGCTCGTCCTGGGCCTCAAGATCCTCTTCGTGGCCATCCTGATCTACGTCCTCTACAAGACCGCCATGGCGGTGATCCACTTCAACTGGGAAATCATCCGGGCCAACCTCAAGACGTTGCTCATCTGGCGTTTCCCCGGCGGCGACGACACCGAATTCTGTTACGGCCTGGGTGGACTGGCGGGCTCCCTGCTCATGGCCGCCATCTCCATCACCGGCAGCTTTTTCATCGGGTTGGCAGTCGGCATGGGCCGCACCTCCCGCAACCGCGTCTTCCGCATCCCCTGTCTGCTGTACATCGAACTTATCCGGGGCGTGCCGCTCATCCTGGTCATCCTGTGGTTCTACCAAGCCATCCTCGAATTCGTCTTCAAGGTGGACGTCCAAGCGTTCTGGGCCGCGACCATCGCCATGACCTTCTTCTTCGGGGCCTACATCGCCGAGACCGTGCGCGGCGGTATCGAGAACATCCCGCCCGGCCAGGTGGAGGCGGCCAAGGCCTCGGGCCTGACCTACTTCCAAACCATGCGCAAGATCGTCCTGCCCCAGGCGCTCAAGCAGATGCTCCCGGCCCTGGTCGGCATGTTCATCGCCGCATTCAAGGACACCTCGCTGGCCTACATCATCGGCGTCATGGAGCTGACCCGCGCGGCCTATGCCATCAACAACCGGATCATGGTCTACCCCTTCGAGATCTACACCACCGTGGCTGTGCTCTACTTCGTCTTCAGCTACTTCATGAGCCTCTACGCCAAACATCTCGAACGAAAACTCAGCCCTGAAACCATACGTATCGAAATGTAG